From a region of the Hymenobacter jejuensis genome:
- a CDS encoding ComEC/Rec2 family competence protein, translating to MIRWAPYAFVRLTLALAAGILTYLYVGEALPPMLWPLVGLVLIFMALQTWANRQLAPVFTDAAGLLAVLCVYTAGLALTQYATESRAATHFGRLPGTVEFYSAVVDDYVAPRPTTYATTLRISAVRIGGRWHAAEGSVRVTVMRRSAGAAPRYGDVWLVRGAPQPARSPLNPGEFDYRRYLGYHQIFHQQFIGADQYRLLGFQPPSYVKALSLRTARTLDGVFRHYVKSPREYALASALVLGLKDDVDQETKQAYANTGTTHIMAVSGLQVGLLLTVFMWVLTRFFGATRGFRYWSAAVGLVVIWGYAFVTGASASVLRAATMFTFVIMGRAFNRQSNMYNTLAVAAFVLLCYNPYLLADVGFQLSFLAVLSIVYLQPRIAKWVDFKDLAASRLRSWQSQAVQRSWKWAGWVADWVWQAVALSLAAQVATFPLGLYYFHQFPLSFLLSNLVAVPISSLAVVVGVGLLAIKGLVAAIQLVMPAAAFLDWLPRTVAWLFERTIWLFNEYIFWIGRQLPNALITGIHLTPAQTGLLFAVILALLAFLALHRLPWLGVACALLAMFTGSRVWAERQLGKEAQFIVYNVPHRSVCGFWQGSVSQIVTPDSLPLSGAGRAYHIEPGLVEHQMQQVAYQAGWHDTAVPATCATDGLVLTVWHGLRVAFVSGRVEGARQPYPVDVVVLRRNARVRPEELAVLFGHTATVVLDSSCKFWYAAKQTVALQEAGLQVYDVAKSGAFTRKVRD from the coding sequence ATGATTCGCTGGGCGCCCTACGCCTTTGTTCGCCTCACGCTTGCGCTGGCGGCGGGCATTCTTACCTATCTGTACGTTGGAGAGGCGCTGCCGCCGATGCTGTGGCCGCTGGTCGGCTTGGTGTTGATTTTCATGGCGTTGCAAACGTGGGCGAACCGCCAACTGGCGCCCGTATTTACGGACGCAGCGGGTTTGCTGGCCGTGCTTTGCGTGTACACTGCCGGTCTTGCCCTGACGCAGTACGCAACTGAATCGCGGGCGGCGACGCATTTTGGCCGCTTGCCGGGCACGGTGGAATTTTACAGCGCCGTGGTAGACGATTATGTGGCGCCGCGCCCGACAACTTACGCCACCACGTTACGAATTTCGGCGGTGCGAATAGGAGGCCGTTGGCACGCTGCGGAAGGCAGCGTTCGGGTTACGGTGATGCGCCGGTCTGCTGGAGCAGCACCCCGCTACGGTGACGTGTGGCTGGTGCGCGGCGCGCCACAGCCGGCCAGGTCGCCGCTCAATCCGGGCGAGTTCGACTACCGGCGCTACCTCGGCTACCACCAGATTTTTCATCAGCAGTTTATTGGTGCCGATCAATACCGACTCCTCGGTTTTCAGCCGCCGAGCTACGTAAAAGCGCTTAGCCTGCGCACGGCTCGCACGCTGGACGGCGTATTTCGGCATTACGTCAAGAGCCCGCGCGAATACGCGTTGGCTTCGGCCTTGGTATTGGGCCTCAAAGACGACGTCGATCAGGAAACCAAACAGGCGTATGCCAACACCGGTACCACCCACATCATGGCCGTGTCGGGGTTGCAGGTGGGCTTGCTGCTTACGGTGTTCATGTGGGTGTTGACGCGGTTTTTCGGGGCTACACGCGGTTTTCGGTATTGGTCGGCGGCCGTGGGGTTGGTGGTAATTTGGGGCTACGCCTTCGTGACGGGTGCGTCGGCGTCGGTGCTGCGCGCGGCCACGATGTTCACCTTCGTGATCATGGGGCGTGCCTTCAACCGGCAGAGTAACATGTACAACACGCTGGCCGTGGCGGCTTTCGTGCTGCTCTGCTACAACCCGTACCTGCTGGCCGATGTAGGTTTTCAGCTGTCATTTCTAGCTGTGCTAAGCATCGTGTATTTGCAGCCTCGTATTGCCAAATGGGTTGATTTCAAAGATTTAGCGGCTAGTCGGCTGCGCAGCTGGCAATCGCAGGCGGTGCAACGAAGTTGGAAATGGGCCGGTTGGGTAGCCGATTGGGTGTGGCAGGCTGTGGCGTTGTCGCTGGCAGCGCAGGTGGCTACGTTCCCGTTAGGCCTGTATTATTTTCACCAGTTTCCGCTCAGCTTTTTGCTGTCTAATCTGGTGGCGGTGCCCATTTCGTCGTTGGCCGTGGTGGTGGGCGTTGGGTTGCTGGCGATCAAAGGGCTTGTGGCGGCTATTCAGCTTGTAATGCCCGCTGCCGCTTTTCTCGATTGGCTGCCCCGGACGGTGGCGTGGCTGTTTGAGCGCACCATTTGGCTGTTCAACGAATATATTTTCTGGATTGGCCGCCAATTGCCCAATGCTCTCATAACCGGAATTCACCTTACCCCGGCGCAAACGGGGCTGCTGTTTGCCGTGATTCTGGCTTTACTCGCTTTTCTGGCCTTGCACCGGTTGCCGTGGCTGGGTGTGGCGTGTGCTCTGCTCGCGATGTTTACCGGAAGTCGGGTGTGGGCCGAGCGTCAGTTGGGCAAGGAAGCGCAGTTTATTGTGTACAATGTGCCACATCGGTCGGTATGTGGATTTTGGCAAGGGTCTGTCTCACAAATAGTTACTCCAGACTCCTTGCCGCTCTCGGGAGCCGGACGTGCGTATCATATTGAGCCGGGGCTGGTGGAGCACCAGATGCAACAGGTTGCCTATCAAGCGGGTTGGCATGATACGGCCGTGCCTGCCACATGCGCTACCGACGGGCTGGTGCTGACCGTCTGGCACGGGCTGCGCGTGGCGTTCGTTTCGGGAAGAGTGGAGGGGGCCCGGCAGCCGTACCCGGTAGATGTGGTGGTGCTTCGGCGCAACGCCCGCGTGCGCCCCGAAGAACTCGCCGTGCTGTTTGGGCATACGGCCACGGTGGTGCTGGACTCCTCCTGCAAGTTCTGGTATGCAGCAAAACAAACTGTTGCTTTGCAAGAAGCTGGTTTACAGGTATATGACGTAGCAAAAAGCGGCGCTTTCACAAGAAAGGTCCGTGACTAG
- a CDS encoding GNAT family N-acetyltransferase produces MNAQSVTAPEDLEAALTIRRTVFVEEQGVPVEAENDEHDRTDAHHYLVRTDDGTPVGAARWRRTANGVKLERFAVLDKYRSQQAGAALLNAVLRDVQVAHPEATVYLNAQLRAIPFYERHGFEKVGEQFTECDIEHFQMEWRDKLINN; encoded by the coding sequence ATGAATGCACAGTCCGTCACCGCGCCCGAAGATCTGGAAGCCGCGCTAACCATTCGCCGCACCGTATTTGTGGAGGAACAAGGCGTGCCAGTCGAAGCCGAAAATGACGAGCACGACCGCACCGATGCGCACCATTACTTGGTACGGACGGATGATGGTACCCCCGTTGGCGCGGCGCGCTGGCGCCGCACTGCCAACGGCGTGAAACTAGAGCGCTTTGCGGTGCTGGACAAGTATCGCAGCCAGCAGGCAGGTGCCGCGCTGCTGAACGCTGTGCTGCGCGACGTGCAAGTTGCTCACCCTGAGGCTACTGTGTATTTGAATGCTCAGCTTCGGGCCATCCCGTTTTACGAGCGCCACGGCTTCGAGAAAGTAGGCGAGCAGTTTACGGAATGCGACATTGAACATTTTCAAATGGAATGGCGCGATAAACTTATAAACAATTGA
- a CDS encoding PhoH family protein, which produces MVEKVITLENVSLVDFLGPDNQNIRQLAAAFPGSKIISRGNEIKIQGQTHVITRINEILSSLIEHYHQYGQITDRTISEYIGAADDEQQERIMATAPIADVIVFGAKGGVIKAKTPNQQRLVDAVMKNDLTFALGPAGTGKTYVSVALAVRALKNKEVKKIIISRPVVEAGENLGFLPGDMKEKVDPYLRPIYDALEDMIPAEKLKFYQENKIIEIAPLAYMRGRTLNNAFVLLDEAQNTTPSQLKMFLTRMGPSAKVMVNGDRSQIDLPTKQKSGLIQALDILKDVRGIGFVEMTADDVVRHRLVKEIVQAYDRFDVQQQRDQAQRPIREYRPRNDRPDQHPDVRREDDGMQELPVNHEQQM; this is translated from the coding sequence TTGGTCGAGAAAGTCATCACGCTTGAAAACGTATCCCTCGTCGATTTCCTGGGACCTGATAACCAGAACATCCGCCAGCTTGCGGCCGCTTTTCCGGGTAGCAAGATAATTTCGCGCGGCAACGAGATCAAGATTCAGGGGCAAACCCACGTTATTACCCGAATCAACGAGATTTTATCATCGCTCATCGAGCATTATCATCAGTACGGACAAATCACGGATCGCACGATAAGCGAATACATAGGCGCCGCCGACGACGAGCAGCAGGAGCGCATCATGGCCACGGCGCCCATTGCCGACGTGATCGTGTTCGGGGCCAAAGGCGGCGTTATCAAAGCCAAAACGCCCAATCAGCAGCGCCTCGTCGATGCCGTCATGAAAAACGACCTGACCTTTGCGCTTGGGCCGGCCGGTACGGGCAAAACCTACGTGTCGGTGGCGTTGGCCGTGCGGGCACTTAAGAATAAGGAGGTCAAGAAGATCATCATTTCGCGCCCCGTGGTCGAAGCCGGGGAGAACCTAGGCTTTTTGCCCGGCGACATGAAGGAAAAGGTCGATCCATACCTGCGCCCGATTTACGATGCCTTGGAAGACATGATTCCGGCTGAAAAGCTGAAATTCTACCAGGAAAACAAGATCATCGAAATCGCCCCGCTGGCCTACATGCGCGGCCGCACGCTGAACAACGCGTTCGTTCTGCTCGACGAGGCCCAGAATACCACGCCCTCGCAGCTCAAAATGTTCCTGACGCGCATGGGCCCTTCAGCGAAAGTAATGGTCAACGGCGACCGCTCGCAGATTGACTTGCCCACCAAGCAGAAATCAGGCTTGATCCAAGCCCTTGATATTCTGAAGGATGTGCGCGGCATCGGATTTGTCGAGATGACTGCCGACGACGTGGTGCGTCACCGCTTGGTGAAAGAGATTGTGCAGGCCTACGACCGTTTCGACGTGCAACAGCAACGCGATCAGGCCCAACGGCCCATTCGCGAGTACCGCCCCCGCAACGACCGTCCGGACCAGCACCCTGATGTGCGCCGCGAAGACGACGGCATGCAAGAGCTGCCCGTTAATCATGAGCAACAGATGTAA
- a CDS encoding SAM hydrolase/SAM-dependent halogenase family protein — MGLLTFLSDFGYRDHYVAAVKARILHLAPTQPVLDITHGIEPFNIAHAVHVLNAVFRDFPAGTVHLVGVNDLGGPRGAWHAALFEGHYFVAADNGILALLTDGQPEELVRLAATPTSSPTRDVLTPAAVYLAGGGALTDLGPPPTEYYQLMNRQLRLQDHRITGHVVHVDHYGNLITNITRASVEAVGHGRPCTIHFARETVRDVVPHFQAADPGDAVCIFNSQNMLCIGVNQGNASELLGLHFDSQVDVRFPAESQA, encoded by the coding sequence ATGGGGCTGCTTACGTTTCTGTCCGACTTTGGCTACCGCGACCACTACGTGGCCGCCGTAAAAGCGCGGATTCTGCATCTGGCCCCCACCCAACCCGTGCTGGACATTACGCACGGTATCGAACCCTTTAACATCGCGCACGCCGTTCACGTTCTAAATGCGGTCTTTCGTGATTTTCCGGCGGGTACGGTGCACTTGGTGGGCGTCAACGATTTGGGCGGGCCGCGCGGGGCGTGGCATGCCGCGCTGTTTGAGGGTCATTATTTTGTAGCTGCCGACAACGGTATTTTGGCCCTGCTCACCGACGGCCAGCCCGAAGAATTGGTGCGGTTGGCTGCTACGCCTACGTCCTCTCCCACCCGCGACGTACTCACGCCGGCTGCTGTGTACTTAGCTGGCGGTGGCGCTCTCACTGATTTGGGGCCGCCTCCTACCGAATATTATCAGTTGATGAACCGGCAGCTGCGCCTGCAAGATCACCGGATCACGGGTCACGTGGTACACGTCGATCACTATGGCAACTTGATTACGAATATCACCCGCGCTTCTGTCGAGGCGGTGGGCCACGGCCGCCCCTGCACCATTCACTTTGCCCGCGAAACCGTGCGCGACGTGGTGCCCCATTTCCAAGCTGCTGATCCCGGCGACGCCGTGTGCATTTTCAACAGCCAGAATATGCTGTGCATCGGCGTGAACCAAGGTAATGCGTCGGAGTTGCTGGGCCTGCATTTCGACTCGCAGGTTGATGTACGCTTTCCAGCTGAAAGCCAGGCTTGA
- a CDS encoding putative quinol monooxygenase has product MIIRVVRMTFAPEKTGDFLTLFRSSENKIRQMPGCRYLELWQDADAPHIYCTYSHWDSIADLDAYRRSALFGQVWPATKALFAAPAQAFSVARVAETGA; this is encoded by the coding sequence ATGATAATAAGGGTTGTGCGCATGACTTTCGCGCCAGAAAAAACCGGCGATTTCCTGACTCTATTTCGGTCTTCGGAAAATAAAATTCGCCAGATGCCCGGCTGCCGCTACTTGGAGTTGTGGCAGGATGCCGACGCGCCGCACATCTACTGCACTTACAGCCATTGGGACTCCATAGCCGACCTCGACGCTTACCGCCGTTCGGCGTTGTTTGGGCAGGTCTGGCCCGCGACCAAAGCGTTGTTTGCGGCCCCAGCGCAGGCTTTTTCGGTAGCCCGCGTGGCTGAAACCGGCGCTTAA
- the hscB gene encoding Fe-S protein assembly co-chaperone HscB yields MITNYFEFYNLPETFRPDEATLKRQYYALSREYHPDFHATAAPEHQQEILNLATLNTNAFRTLSDPDQRMAYILSTHGLLEEGKQELPNDFLMEVMDLNEQLMELEFEPDPETVARVENEVDALSETLDAGIEPVLAGYEGLPQDVRPQALQQVRTYYLKRRYLLRIRETLAKFATRS; encoded by the coding sequence ATGATTACCAATTACTTCGAGTTTTACAATTTACCCGAGACTTTTCGTCCCGACGAGGCTACGCTCAAGCGGCAGTATTACGCACTCAGCCGCGAGTACCACCCCGATTTTCACGCTACAGCCGCGCCCGAGCACCAGCAGGAAATCCTGAATCTGGCGACCCTCAACACCAACGCCTTCCGGACCCTCTCCGACCCCGACCAGCGCATGGCCTATATTCTGAGCACGCACGGCCTCTTGGAAGAAGGAAAACAAGAGCTTCCCAATGATTTTTTGATGGAAGTAATGGACCTCAACGAACAGCTGATGGAACTGGAGTTTGAGCCCGACCCAGAAACCGTCGCACGCGTTGAAAATGAGGTAGATGCCCTCTCCGAGACCCTCGATGCAGGCATCGAACCCGTGTTGGCTGGCTACGAAGGTTTGCCCCAAGATGTGCGCCCGCAAGCCCTGCAACAGGTCCGGACTTACTATTTGAAACGTCGATATCTCTTGCGCATTCGGGAAACTCTCGCTAAGTTTGCCACCCGTTCCTGA
- a CDS encoding tetratricopeptide repeat-containing sensor histidine kinase — protein sequence MNRRLPALLLLLLALVSLPGYSQSPQTPRLKQALARATSDTSRALLLADLSASYRYSRFDSVLWYARQGVQLAQRIDYPKGEGRCLSRIGILMGERGNLPQALRIDLKALQLNEKSQDLEGTARTLNQTGLLYYALDDFRPALNYFFRSKKIYEMDERIGDDSQLISVLTNIGASYEGRKQLDSAQYFLNRAYGLAIRSHTTNQSPWGNPLPYVLRELGLLQASLGRDQQALRYYRLGAKAAVPENDLRSRCRSYQYMAELYRERHQTDSSVYYARKALAVGQALPFVVGIVRTSSLLANAFQARGQHDSTLKYMNIMLVAQDSLYNPQRIKQLDAIGFAEQQRLRQLEQEREQFISQVRTYALLAGVGGLLLIALLLWYNNQQQQRANIKLQALNEQVTQQKEELRDQRDNLARTLQELKATQSQLVLREKMASLGELMAGVAHEIQNPVTCVKNFAGISAGLCQELREEMARLPFSIEDQDLIDDLLQNLSQYQAKIVQNGQRADSIVRDMLEYSSAGPSPRQPTDLNALADDYLRLTYHDLRAKNRNFNVALLPQLDPAVGLVSLARHDIGRVLVSLFTNALYAVQQRQRLAEEDYVPQVSVSTRRVNDHVEIRVRDNGMGIPESARDSIFQRFFTTKPTGEGTGLSLSLSHDIVTKGHGGTITVESQEGEYTEFMLTLPLQPKLSIPRVLAY from the coding sequence ATGAACCGACGTCTGCCTGCGCTGCTGCTGTTGTTATTGGCTCTAGTTTCACTTCCTGGTTACTCCCAGAGTCCGCAAACCCCAAGGCTCAAACAAGCCCTTGCCCGTGCTACTTCCGACACCAGTCGGGCGCTGCTGTTGGCCGATCTGAGTGCCTCTTATCGGTACTCCCGCTTCGATTCGGTGCTGTGGTACGCCCGGCAGGGGGTGCAACTGGCCCAGCGCATCGACTACCCGAAGGGCGAAGGGCGCTGCCTGTCGCGCATTGGCATTTTGATGGGCGAGCGCGGCAACCTGCCTCAAGCGCTGCGCATCGACCTGAAAGCTTTGCAGCTAAATGAAAAAAGCCAAGACTTGGAAGGCACGGCGCGCACGCTCAACCAAACCGGACTCCTGTACTACGCACTCGATGATTTTCGGCCTGCGCTCAACTATTTTTTCCGGTCGAAGAAGATCTATGAGATGGACGAGCGCATCGGCGACGACTCGCAGCTCATCAGCGTATTAACCAACATCGGCGCCAGCTACGAAGGGCGCAAGCAGCTGGATTCGGCCCAGTATTTCCTGAACCGGGCATATGGTTTGGCGATTCGCTCGCACACCACCAACCAAAGCCCCTGGGGCAACCCCTTGCCGTATGTGCTGCGTGAATTAGGGTTGTTGCAGGCTTCGCTTGGGCGTGACCAGCAGGCGCTGCGGTACTACCGGCTCGGCGCCAAGGCTGCGGTACCCGAAAATGACTTGCGCAGCCGCTGCCGCTCCTACCAATACATGGCGGAGCTGTACCGCGAGCGGCACCAAACCGACTCCAGCGTGTACTACGCCCGCAAGGCACTGGCTGTGGGGCAGGCCCTGCCGTTTGTCGTGGGCATCGTCCGGACCAGTTCGCTGCTGGCGAACGCTTTTCAGGCCCGTGGCCAGCACGATAGCACCTTAAAGTATATGAACATCATGCTGGTGGCGCAGGACAGTTTATATAATCCCCAGAGAATCAAACAGTTAGACGCAATCGGTTTTGCAGAGCAACAGCGACTGCGGCAGCTCGAACAAGAACGGGAGCAATTTATCTCGCAGGTGCGCACGTACGCGTTGCTAGCCGGTGTGGGCGGGTTGCTGCTCATTGCACTGCTGCTGTGGTACAACAACCAGCAACAACAACGGGCTAACATCAAGCTGCAAGCGCTGAACGAGCAGGTTACGCAGCAGAAAGAAGAGCTTCGCGATCAGCGCGACAACCTAGCCCGCACGCTACAGGAACTCAAAGCCACCCAGAGCCAATTGGTACTGCGCGAGAAAATGGCTTCGTTGGGCGAACTCATGGCCGGAGTGGCGCACGAAATCCAGAATCCGGTGACCTGCGTGAAGAACTTTGCGGGCATCAGCGCGGGGCTGTGCCAGGAGCTGCGGGAAGAAATGGCGCGCCTGCCCTTTTCGATTGAAGATCAGGATCTTATTGATGACCTGTTGCAGAACCTGAGTCAGTATCAGGCCAAAATTGTGCAGAACGGGCAGCGGGCCGATTCCATTGTGCGCGATATGCTGGAATACTCCAGCGCCGGCCCCAGCCCCCGGCAACCCACCGACCTAAACGCGCTGGCCGACGACTATCTGCGCTTGACGTATCACGACTTGCGCGCCAAAAACCGCAATTTCAACGTGGCCCTCCTTCCCCAACTCGACCCCGCAGTGGGCTTGGTAAGCCTAGCCCGTCACGACATCGGCCGCGTGTTGGTCAGCCTATTTACCAACGCTTTATATGCGGTGCAGCAACGGCAGCGGCTGGCTGAGGAAGACTATGTGCCGCAGGTTTCGGTTAGCACCCGACGGGTAAACGACCACGTCGAAATCCGGGTGCGCGACAACGGCATGGGCATTCCCGAATCCGCCCGAGACAGCATTTTCCAGCGGTTTTTTACCACCAAGCCCACCGGCGAAGGCACGGGGCTGAGTCTGTCTTTAAGCCATGACATTGTCACCAAAGGGCATGGCGGCACCATCACCGTTGAGAGCCAAGAAGGCGAATACACCGAATTTATGCTCACGCTGCCGCTGCAACCAAAGCTGTCTATTCCGAGGGTTTTAGCTTACTGA
- a CDS encoding LytR/AlgR family response regulator transcription factor, producing MPTKLSCVIIDDNEINRLTLEHFVEMTETLELVASLADGVQGINYLRQNPPVDLLLLDIEMPHLNGLELVRILPEPLPDIVLVTSHSDFAVTAYELNVTDYLVKPVDYARFNQAISRVSTRRAALQAENATNGWASAGDNRLFVKVNNKLVRIDFDEVLYIEALSTYSILVTPTQKHIVYSTLKAIEDKIPFAHFTRVHRSYMVNTQRIDSIQDNTLQLGAHEVPIGKSYQENFLRKLRSF from the coding sequence ATGCCCACCAAACTTTCGTGCGTTATCATCGATGATAACGAAATCAACCGCCTCACGCTCGAGCACTTTGTCGAGATGACCGAGACGTTGGAATTGGTGGCGTCGCTGGCTGATGGGGTACAAGGCATTAATTATTTGCGCCAAAATCCGCCGGTCGATTTGCTGCTATTGGACATCGAGATGCCGCACCTCAACGGTCTGGAGCTGGTCCGGATTCTGCCCGAGCCGCTACCCGATATTGTATTGGTGACTTCGCACAGCGATTTTGCCGTCACGGCTTACGAGCTCAACGTGACGGATTATCTAGTAAAGCCCGTCGATTATGCGCGTTTCAACCAGGCTATAAGCCGGGTGAGCACTCGCCGGGCGGCGTTGCAAGCCGAAAACGCCACGAATGGCTGGGCTTCTGCCGGCGACAACCGCTTGTTTGTGAAGGTAAACAACAAGCTGGTGCGCATCGACTTCGACGAGGTGCTCTACATCGAGGCCCTGTCAACTTACTCCATCTTGGTTACGCCCACGCAGAAGCACATCGTGTATTCGACGTTGAAGGCCATCGAAGACAAAATTCCTTTCGCGCACTTCACCCGGGTTCACCGCTCGTATATGGTTAATACCCAGCGCATTGACTCTATTCAGGATAATACCCTGCAACTGGGCGCGCACGAAGTGCCGATTGGCAAGTCCTACCAGGAAAACTTTTTGCGCAAACTGCGCAGCTTTTAA